The following proteins are co-located in the Paludibaculum fermentans genome:
- the dnaJ gene encoding molecular chaperone DnaJ has translation MPSTKDYYQTLGVKRDASADEVRKAYRRLARKYHPDLNPGDKAAEERFKQVQESYDILSDAKKRKMFDQYGFYSENGYPGGGPQPGANAGFGFGGFDFTEAGNAGAGAAGGPGAGGFGGGSFSDLFSQFFGNKRGEQQHAPAEKGSDLEYSLGIDFWQAIKGTQVRLNITRLDQCGACHGSGQGGGASVTCPQCQGTGNVNQMAGAMKFSLTCPQCQGTGRLRNACPVCHGEGRSQKSESVEVRIPPGAATGSRLRVGGKGNSGTMGAAAGDLYITVRVEPHPVFSREGDDVSIVLPVTVWEAGLGAKIEVPTVDGRALLKIPQGTQNGQKFRLREKGVYNSRKNSRGDQIVEISIQAPDIRDEKTRELLKELSRLDPRDPRSELWSKV, from the coding sequence ATGCCTTCGACGAAAGATTACTATCAAACACTCGGAGTCAAACGGGACGCATCGGCGGATGAAGTCCGCAAGGCGTACCGTCGCCTCGCCCGCAAATACCATCCGGATCTGAATCCAGGCGACAAGGCGGCGGAAGAGCGCTTCAAGCAGGTGCAGGAGTCGTACGATATTCTGTCGGACGCGAAGAAGCGCAAGATGTTCGACCAGTATGGGTTCTATTCGGAGAACGGCTATCCGGGCGGGGGTCCGCAACCGGGCGCCAACGCCGGGTTTGGCTTCGGCGGCTTCGATTTCACGGAAGCGGGGAATGCGGGAGCCGGCGCGGCTGGCGGGCCGGGTGCGGGCGGCTTCGGCGGCGGCAGTTTCTCGGACCTGTTCAGCCAGTTCTTTGGGAACAAGCGCGGGGAGCAGCAGCATGCGCCGGCGGAGAAGGGCAGCGATCTCGAGTACTCGCTGGGCATCGATTTCTGGCAGGCGATCAAGGGGACACAGGTCCGCCTGAACATTACGCGCCTGGACCAGTGCGGGGCGTGTCACGGGTCGGGCCAGGGCGGCGGAGCGTCGGTGACGTGTCCGCAATGCCAGGGTACGGGCAATGTGAACCAGATGGCGGGGGCGATGAAGTTCTCGCTGACGTGCCCGCAGTGCCAGGGTACGGGCCGGCTGAGGAATGCGTGTCCGGTGTGCCATGGCGAGGGGCGGTCGCAGAAGAGCGAGTCAGTGGAAGTGAGGATCCCTCCGGGCGCGGCGACGGGTTCGCGGCTGCGGGTGGGCGGCAAGGGCAATTCGGGCACGATGGGTGCGGCGGCGGGCGATCTATACATCACGGTGCGGGTAGAGCCGCATCCGGTGTTCTCGCGAGAGGGCGACGATGTGTCGATTGTGCTGCCGGTGACGGTGTGGGAAGCGGGGCTGGGGGCGAAGATCGAGGTGCCCACTGTGGATGGGCGGGCGCTGCTGAAGATCCCGCAGGGCACACAAAATGGGCAGAAGTTCCGTTTGCGCGAGAAGGGCGTTTACAATTCTAGAAAGAACTCGCGCGGCGACCAGATTGTGGAGATTTCCATTCAAGCGCCGGACATTCGCGATGAGAAGACGCGCGAGTTGTTGAAGGAGCTATCCAGGCTGGACCCGCGGGATCCGCGGTCGGAGCTGTGGTCGAAGGTGTGA
- a CDS encoding glycosyltransferase family 4 protein, with translation MNIALDATYSLGENLSGVGVYSREILFGLAASHPQQRFAWCYRLHRYLRGRREALPLNVAARPLLDTLPLFRNGLFHGLNQRLPHRSAGPAVCTFHDLFVLTSDYSSPDFRARFAGQARHAAQRADLIICVSRFTANQVRDLLGVPEARLRVIPHGTHLPPAAPAARRGPVILHVGAVQLRKNLLRLVSAFERNAPPPWQLVLAGSDGYGAAAIHERIAASPARDRISVTGWVDNQRLDALYASAAIFAFPSLDEGFGIPVLEAMAHGLPVISSNRSALPEACGDAALLVDPTQEEEIGLALRRLIQDEDLRNMLVRLGHSRAAEFSWQRAVDLTWKVYQELRA, from the coding sequence TTGAACATCGCTCTCGACGCCACCTACAGCCTGGGAGAGAACCTGTCTGGTGTCGGCGTCTATAGCCGCGAGATCCTCTTCGGCCTCGCGGCCAGTCATCCGCAACAGCGCTTCGCCTGGTGCTACCGTCTCCACCGCTATCTGCGCGGCCGCCGCGAAGCCCTGCCCCTCAACGTGGCGGCCCGCCCTCTCCTCGACACGCTCCCGCTCTTCCGCAACGGCCTCTTCCACGGTCTCAACCAGCGCCTGCCCCACCGCTCCGCCGGCCCGGCCGTCTGCACCTTTCACGATCTCTTTGTTCTCACCTCGGACTACTCTTCCCCCGACTTTCGCGCCCGCTTCGCCGGACAGGCCCGCCACGCCGCCCAACGTGCCGATCTCATCATCTGTGTCTCGCGCTTCACCGCCAATCAGGTGCGCGACTTGTTGGGCGTTCCCGAAGCCCGCCTGCGCGTCATCCCCCACGGCACACACCTTCCACCCGCTGCCCCCGCCGCCCGGCGCGGCCCCGTCATCCTCCACGTCGGTGCCGTTCAACTGCGAAAGAACCTCCTGCGCCTCGTCTCCGCCTTTGAACGCAACGCGCCGCCGCCCTGGCAGTTGGTACTCGCCGGCTCGGATGGCTATGGCGCTGCCGCCATTCATGAGCGCATTGCCGCCAGCCCCGCTCGCGATCGCATCTCCGTCACCGGTTGGGTCGACAACCAGCGTCTCGACGCGCTCTACGCTTCGGCCGCCATCTTCGCGTTTCCCTCGCTCGACGAAGGCTTCGGCATTCCGGTCCTGGAGGCCATGGCCCACGGCCTGCCCGTCATCTCGTCCAATCGCTCCGCTCTGCCGGAAGCTTGCGGAGACGCGGCTCTCCTGGTGGATCCCACACAGGAAGAGGAGATCGGCCTCGCCCTGCGCCGCCTCATCCAGGACGAGGACCTGCGGAATATGTTGGTTCGTTTGGGGCACTCGCGCGCCGCGGAGTTCTCATGGCAGCGCGCTGTGGACCTTACCTGGAAGGTCTATCAGGAGTTGCGTGCGTAG
- a CDS encoding tetratricopeptide repeat protein, producing MSPKQMLPAGWTKAAMVGVLAACGAFGAFAQTPAGGGGGGGSTGGGGSAGGGSGTPTTPTRPSTGTSTGTTGQQNTTPSMMDIQRPIYLSGRLMMDDGSAPPEPVVMLLVCNGQPRPQGYADMKGRFSISLGQNQGVFADASIGNPNEPFSTGSVSKSSAPGMGRNGMTEREMMGCEFKADLPGFRSDVIQLSGRRLLDNPEVGTLVLHRMANVEGFVFSATTGLAPKDAKKAYEKGLDLVKKKKYPEAEVQLQKAVEIYPKYALAWFELGNSLMGQKKADEAQKAWEQSVGADAKFVKPHLQLMQLSLSSKDWGLIASRSDTVLKLDPYSYSQAWFINAAAKYNLKKMDEAEKSAREAVKLDPDHRNPRSAQLLGAILADKGDYPGALEQMKGYLSFAPNAPDVESVRKQVAELERVTGVKSTAQGASTTPAPEKQ from the coding sequence ATGAGTCCTAAACAAATGCTTCCGGCCGGGTGGACCAAGGCCGCAATGGTGGGTGTTTTGGCAGCCTGTGGAGCGTTTGGCGCGTTCGCGCAGACACCGGCAGGCGGCGGAGGTGGTGGTGGATCCACCGGCGGCGGCGGTTCCGCGGGCGGCGGGTCGGGTACGCCAACCACGCCAACCCGTCCTTCGACGGGCACCTCGACAGGCACCACCGGCCAGCAGAACACGACCCCGTCGATGATGGACATCCAGCGGCCAATCTATCTAAGCGGCCGCCTGATGATGGATGACGGCTCGGCGCCGCCGGAGCCCGTAGTGATGCTGCTGGTGTGCAATGGGCAGCCGCGTCCGCAGGGCTACGCAGACATGAAGGGGCGTTTCAGCATCAGTCTGGGACAAAACCAGGGGGTGTTCGCGGACGCGAGCATCGGCAACCCGAACGAACCGTTCAGCACAGGCTCGGTGTCGAAGTCGAGCGCTCCGGGCATGGGCCGGAATGGCATGACGGAGCGAGAGATGATGGGCTGCGAGTTCAAGGCGGACCTGCCGGGGTTCCGCAGCGACGTGATCCAACTCTCGGGCCGGCGGCTGCTGGACAACCCGGAAGTGGGGACGCTGGTGCTGCACAGAATGGCCAACGTGGAAGGCTTCGTCTTCAGTGCGACGACGGGCCTGGCTCCGAAGGACGCGAAGAAGGCGTACGAAAAGGGCCTGGACCTGGTGAAGAAGAAGAAGTATCCGGAAGCCGAAGTTCAACTGCAGAAGGCAGTGGAGATCTATCCGAAGTACGCCCTGGCCTGGTTTGAGCTGGGCAACAGCCTAATGGGCCAGAAGAAGGCGGACGAAGCGCAAAAGGCATGGGAGCAGTCGGTTGGGGCGGATGCGAAGTTCGTGAAGCCGCATCTGCAACTGATGCAGCTATCGCTGTCGAGCAAGGACTGGGGCCTGATTGCGAGCCGTAGCGACACGGTCCTGAAGCTGGACCCGTATTCCTACTCGCAGGCGTGGTTCATCAACGCCGCCGCCAAGTACAACCTGAAGAAGATGGACGAGGCGGAAAAGAGCGCGCGGGAAGCGGTGAAGCTGGATCCGGACCACCGCAATCCCAGGTCGGCGCAGTTGTTGGGCGCGATCCTGGCGGACAAAGGCGACTATCCGGGGGCGCTGGAGCAGATGAAGGGGTATTTGAGCTTTGCTCCGAACGCTCCGGATGTGGAGTCGGTGCGGAAGCAGGTGGCGGAACTGGAGCGGGTGACGGGTGTGAAGTCGACGGCCCAGGGTGCGTCGACAACGCCGGCGCCGGAGAAGCAGTAG
- a CDS encoding MerR family transcriptional regulator, with protein sequence MSKQRSKAAYMISAVADKYGVHPQTLRMYEREGLLKPSRSDGNTRLYTDDDLVRLEVILELTRELGVNLAGVEIILNMREKMSAMQTQIEQFVASLNVEITRNMRPVEPEQKNMLMRVVRVEPAPPAPVKKRSRGV encoded by the coding sequence GTGTCGAAGCAACGATCCAAAGCCGCTTACATGATCTCAGCCGTCGCCGATAAGTACGGCGTACATCCGCAGACCCTGCGGATGTATGAACGGGAAGGCCTGCTGAAGCCGTCGCGTTCCGACGGGAACACACGGTTGTACACGGACGACGACCTGGTGCGGCTGGAAGTGATTCTGGAGCTGACCCGGGAGCTGGGTGTGAATCTGGCGGGGGTCGAGATCATCCTGAACATGCGCGAGAAGATGTCGGCGATGCAGACACAGATCGAGCAGTTTGTGGCGTCGTTGAATGTGGAGATTACGCGCAACATGCGGCCGGTGGAGCCGGAGCAGAAGAACATGCTGATGCGGGTAGTGCGAGTGGAGCCGGCTCCACCCGCACCTGTGAAGAAACGAAGCCGCGGCGTTTAG